From Candidatus Woesearchaeota archaeon, the proteins below share one genomic window:
- a CDS encoding DUF814 domain-containing protein produces MQLTLNIKKSIEQNAGHYFEKAKKARKKIKGAEEAISMANAKLEKLKKEAEKEDREKTVIERKKEWYEKFRWFVSSDDFLCIGGRDATTNDILVKKHLDKDDLVFHTEMPGSPFVIIKADGKEIGENTKKEAAQFTAANSRAWNTSLVSVEAYYINSGQVSLETPSGEYMGKGSFMIYGKKNFVSSLLKMSIGIMKDGRIMAAPEEAAKKHCIAYVNIKQGSVKKSDCAKKVKKILEDKSKIRISLDDVMAAMPPGDCEVEK; encoded by the coding sequence ATGCAATTAACATTGAACATTAAAAAATCAATAGAGCAGAATGCCGGGCATTATTTTGAAAAGGCAAAAAAAGCGAGAAAGAAAATAAAAGGGGCAGAAGAAGCCATATCAATGGCAAATGCAAAACTGGAGAAATTAAAAAAAGAAGCTGAGAAAGAAGACAGGGAAAAAACAGTTATTGAAAGGAAAAAAGAATGGTATGAAAAATTCAGATGGTTTGTAAGCTCTGATGATTTTCTTTGTATAGGCGGCAGGGATGCTACGACGAATGACATCCTTGTAAAGAAGCATTTGGATAAAGATGATCTTGTTTTCCATACAGAAATGCCTGGCTCCCCGTTTGTTATTATAAAAGCAGACGGCAAAGAGATCGGAGAAAATACGAAAAAAGAGGCAGCGCAGTTTACAGCTGCTAACTCCAGAGCATGGAATACGAGCCTTGTTTCTGTTGAAGCGTATTATATCAATTCAGGCCAGGTCTCTTTGGAAACTCCAAGCGGCGAGTATATGGGGAAGGGCTCATTCATGATATACGGCAAAAAGAACTTCGTAAGCTCTTTGCTGAAGATGTCTATCGGCATAATGAAAGACGGCAGAATAATGGCTGCCCCTGAAGAGGCTGCGAAGAAGCACTGCATTGCATATGTGAACATAAAACAGGGCAGTGTTAAAAAAAGCGACTGCGCAAAGAAAGTAAAGAAGATCCTTGAGGATAAATCAAAGATCAGGATAAGCCTTGATGATGTTATGGCAGCGATGCCGCCTGGTGACTGCGAGGTTGAGAAATGA
- a CDS encoding NUDIX hydrolase encodes MANVYAAVKALIEKDGKFLIIEAKFNNKKYFDLPGGKVEYGESPHDALIREVKEEVFLDIEIIKPIGVWWFFRESDDGQVICNTFICKAKNTNIDLTKNPADENILNYYWLEKEKLLSLNNLPNDSLRKLFELI; translated from the coding sequence ATGGCAAATGTATATGCAGCCGTTAAAGCACTAATAGAAAAAGATGGCAAGTTCTTAATAATCGAAGCAAAATTCAATAATAAGAAATATTTTGATTTGCCTGGCGGAAAAGTAGAATATGGCGAGTCGCCTCATGATGCATTGATTCGGGAAGTAAAGGAAGAAGTTTTTCTTGATATAGAAATTATTAAGCCCATAGGCGTCTGGTGGTTTTTTAGGGAGTCTGATGATGGGCAAGTTATTTGCAATACATTTATTTGTAAAGCAAAAAATACGAATATTGATTTAACAAAAAATCCAGCAGATGAAAATATTCTTAACTATTATTGGCTGGAAAAGGAAAAACTTCTTTCGCTTAATAATTTGCCAAATGACAGCTTAAGAAAATTATTTGAATTGATTTAA
- a CDS encoding nucleotidyltransferase domain-containing protein, translating into MKFDIKKRANPNKSKYSKEEYELSAEFAKRAYKEFGSFVKAIILFGSSARKEGEAKADVDVLMIVDDVNVVISPELTDTYRIITEKIVSDVSTKLHITTLRFTSFWEYIRAGDPIGINILRDGVSLIDTGFFDPMQIMLYQGRIRPSLESIWVYYSRSPQTLHNSKWHIMQAALDLYWAVIDSSHAALMSIGEIPPSPGHVADLLDEKMAKKGLLNKKYVLLMKNFYELAKRIMHREIKEITGQQYDRYFKDAQEYVDVMKKFIERRER; encoded by the coding sequence ATGAAGTTTGACATAAAAAAGAGGGCAAATCCTAACAAATCAAAGTATTCTAAAGAGGAGTATGAATTATCAGCTGAATTTGCAAAAAGAGCATACAAGGAATTTGGGTCTTTTGTAAAAGCCATCATCCTTTTCGGCAGCTCTGCAAGAAAAGAGGGCGAAGCAAAGGCAGATGTTGATGTTTTAATGATTGTTGATGATGTGAATGTTGTAATATCGCCGGAGCTGACAGACACTTACAGGATAATAACTGAGAAGATTGTTTCAGATGTTTCCACAAAGCTGCACATTACAACATTACGGTTTACAAGCTTCTGGGAATATATAAGAGCAGGCGATCCTATAGGCATAAACATCTTGAGAGATGGGGTTTCATTGATAGACACAGGCTTCTTCGATCCAATGCAAATAATGCTTTATCAGGGCAGGATAAGGCCCAGCCTGGAGTCAATATGGGTGTATTATTCAAGATCGCCTCAAACTCTGCACAACTCAAAATGGCATATAATGCAGGCAGCTCTTGACTTGTATTGGGCAGTTATTGACTCAAGCCATGCTGCATTGATGTCCATTGGCGAAATTCCTCCTTCACCAGGGCATGTGGCTGATCTTCTCGATGAAAAGATGGCCAAAAAAGGCCTGCTTAACAAGAAATACGTTCTTCTGATGAAGAATTTCTATGAGCTGGCGAAGAGGATAATGCACCGCGAGATAAAGGAAATAACAGGCCAGCAGTACGACCGCTACTTCAAGGATGCGCAGGAATACGTTGATGTGATGAAGAAGTTTATTGAGAGAAGGGAAAGATAA
- a CDS encoding methyltransferase domain-containing protein, with protein sequence MDLEKYSELKKAYDAYGNLLLRQGKLLYKDTEKGIWGITPCEDLVNLFIKMGLEKYKTFLDIGSGDGRAVLTAALFGINAAGIEIDDELIKVSNEIKNKLKIKNAKFMKKDFFEEDFSKYDVLFINPDKGFHLGLEDKLLKELKGRLFVYNQIFTPRFLKKARIIWVGQMPVIDYTRN encoded by the coding sequence ATGGATCTGGAAAAATACAGCGAACTGAAAAAAGCCTATGATGCTTATGGAAACTTGCTCTTAAGGCAGGGAAAGCTTCTTTACAAGGATACAGAAAAGGGAATCTGGGGCATCACGCCGTGCGAGGATTTAGTCAACCTTTTTATTAAAATGGGGCTGGAAAAATACAAAACATTCCTTGACATTGGAAGCGGCGATGGAAGGGCTGTTTTAACAGCAGCATTGTTCGGCATTAATGCAGCCGGAATAGAGATTGATGATGAGCTGATAAAAGTTTCAAATGAAATAAAAAATAAACTAAAAATAAAAAATGCAAAATTCATGAAAAAGGATTTTTTTGAAGAGGATTTTTCAAAATACGATGTTTTGTTCATAAACCCAGACAAAGGATTCCATCTAGGATTGGAGGATAAGTTATTAAAAGAGTTAAAAGGCAGATTATTTGTTTATAACCAGATCTTCACGCCAAGATTTTTAAAAAAGGCAAGAATAATTTGGGTTGGGCAGATGCCCGTGATAGATTACACAAGAAATTAA
- a CDS encoding haloacid dehalogenase-like hydrolase, with translation MQLDYLVKPTKANNRSFVLSKLSKKDVKEKIRNSRHLVSDLDDTLIHSPTFNLAVSRFMEEGYLEPEHYSWIAKAIFKCIFQPKKAVSEMWFEYHERFGHKFRHFVNSQKFDFLFYPGVQEFFNSLPETTEKIMVTRTIEEIARPFANHLGFGKYHHLEKKESPFLKTMLGKEQSVFIDDSNEGEETVIALNGNENSPLTIYVASSPKKVNEHFAVSIGRDYSGLNKIINSD, from the coding sequence ATGCAGCTCGACTATCTAGTAAAGCCAACAAAAGCGAATAACCGCAGCTTTGTCTTATCGAAGCTAAGCAAAAAAGATGTAAAAGAAAAAATAAGAAATTCAAGGCATCTAGTCTCAGACCTTGATGACACGCTTATTCATTCCCCTACATTCAATCTTGCTGTAAGCAGGTTCATGGAAGAAGGCTATCTGGAGCCAGAGCATTACTCCTGGATTGCCAAAGCAATTTTCAAATGCATATTCCAGCCGAAAAAAGCTGTCTCAGAAATGTGGTTTGAATATCATGAAAGATTCGGGCATAAGTTCAGGCATTTTGTAAACTCGCAAAAATTCGATTTTCTATTTTATCCTGGCGTTCAGGAATTTTTCAACTCATTGCCTGAAACAACTGAAAAGATAATGGTTACAAGGACGATAGAGGAAATAGCAAGGCCATTTGCAAACCATCTTGGCTTTGGCAAATACCATCATCTTGAAAAAAAGGAGTCGCCTTTTTTGAAAACAATGCTTGGCAAAGAGCAAAGCGTCTTTATCGATGATTCAAATGAGGGTGAAGAAACAGTAATAGCTTTGAATGGCAATGAGAACTCGCCTCTGACAATCTATGTTGCAAGCTCGCCAAAAAAAGTAAATGAACATTTCGCAGTAAGCATAGGAAGGGATTACAGTGGATTGAACAAAATAATAAATTCTGATTGA
- a CDS encoding DNA helicase UvrD, which yields MIIADLHLHSRFSRATSKDLTIPNLEKYARIKGLDALGTGDFTHPEWLNELKKELAEDGKGILKTKTGFNFVLQAEVCNIYNQGNKLRKVHNIILAKSFEVVDQINELLSKKGKLKSDGRPIFGSYSCIELVDDLMKIDNDIEIIPAHCWTPWFAIFGSMSGFDSVEECFMEKTKYIHALETGMSSDPAMNWRLSTLDKFSLVSNSDSHSYWPWRIGREANVFELKELTYKSIINAIRTKQGFKETVEVDPGYGKYHYDGHRLCNVCMSPSESIKLKNICPKCGRKLTIGVAHRIEELADRPEGFVPKGAVPFKKLIPLSEIISAVIGSGIATAKTWKIYNDLIAQFGNEFNILLNAEEKELLKVVDEKTAKAIIGNRDEKIKIQPGHDGEYGYPVLSEKDMREVKETKRIQKGLSDFM from the coding sequence ATGATCATTGCAGACCTGCATTTACACAGCCGCTTTTCAAGGGCAACAAGCAAGGATCTCACTATTCCGAACCTTGAGAAATATGCCAGAATAAAGGGCTTAGATGCTCTTGGAACAGGGGATTTTACGCATCCGGAATGGCTCAATGAATTGAAAAAAGAGCTGGCTGAGGATGGAAAAGGCATTTTAAAGACAAAAACCGGATTTAATTTTGTTCTTCAGGCAGAAGTCTGCAATATTTACAATCAAGGCAATAAATTAAGGAAAGTGCATAATATAATCCTCGCTAAAAGCTTCGAGGTTGTTGATCAGATAAATGAACTGCTGTCAAAAAAAGGCAAACTTAAATCTGACGGAAGGCCTATCTTCGGCTCTTATTCCTGCATTGAATTAGTTGATGATTTGATGAAGATTGACAATGATATTGAGATCATACCGGCGCATTGCTGGACGCCTTGGTTCGCTATCTTTGGTTCCATGTCCGGCTTTGATTCAGTCGAAGAATGCTTTATGGAAAAGACAAAATACATCCATGCTTTGGAAACAGGGATGTCAAGCGATCCTGCAATGAACTGGCGATTATCAACATTGGATAAATTCTCACTTGTTTCAAACTCTGATTCGCATTCTTACTGGCCATGGCGCATTGGAAGAGAGGCAAATGTTTTCGAATTGAAAGAGCTGACTTATAAGAGCATAATCAATGCTATAAGAACAAAGCAGGGCTTTAAGGAGACTGTTGAAGTTGATCCTGGCTATGGCAAGTACCATTATGACGGGCATCGCCTCTGCAATGTCTGCATGTCTCCATCAGAATCAATAAAATTAAAAAATATCTGCCCGAAATGCGGCAGGAAACTGACCATAGGCGTAGCGCACCGCATTGAAGAGCTGGCAGACAGGCCTGAAGGATTTGTTCCAAAAGGCGCAGTTCCGTTCAAAAAATTAATTCCATTGTCAGAGATAATATCTGCGGTAATTGGATCAGGGATAGCGACTGCAAAGACGTGGAAGATCTATAATGACCTGATTGCCCAGTTTGGAAATGAGTTCAATATTTTATTGAATGCAGAAGAAAAAGAGCTGCTTAAGGTTGTGGATGAAAAGACTGCAAAAGCGATCATTGGCAACAGGGATGAGAAAATAAAGATCCAGCCGGGCCATGACGGAGAATATGGCTATCCTGTTTTAAGCGAGAAAGACATGAGAGAAGTAAAAGAGACTAAAAGAATACAGAAGGGCTTGTCGGATTTTATGTGA
- a CDS encoding N-glycosylase/DNA lyase, with the protein MEKTIKHLKKQYKDKSSEIKKRLEEFKKTGKKDVEDLFVELCYCLCTPLSKAERVIQVINSKNKTILLKKGKKELENILRRHVRFHKNKSKYIIEARRLLKRLKELSKNPDEARDFLVENIKGLSFKEASHFLRNIGYGGLAIIDGHILNCLKEHGVLKSNKRPKNKKEYLEIENKIKEFAEKARIPVDELDLLFWSNKTGKVLK; encoded by the coding sequence ATGGAAAAAACAATTAAACATTTAAAAAAACAATATAAGGATAAAAGCTCTGAAATAAAGAAAAGGCTAGAGGAATTTAAAAAAACCGGCAAAAAAGATGTTGAAGATCTTTTCGTTGAGCTGTGCTACTGCTTATGCACTCCATTGAGCAAAGCGGAAAGGGTGATTCAGGTCATTAATTCCAAAAATAAAACTATTTTATTGAAAAAAGGCAAAAAAGAGCTTGAAAATATATTAAGAAGGCATGTAAGATTCCACAAGAATAAGTCAAAGTACATAATTGAAGCGAGAAGATTGTTGAAAAGATTAAAAGAACTTTCAAAAAATCCTGATGAAGCGAGGGATTTTCTTGTTGAAAACATCAAAGGATTGAGCTTCAAGGAGGCATCGCATTTTCTAAGAAATATTGGATACGGAGGATTAGCTATAATAGACGGGCATATTTTAAACTGCCTAAAAGAGCATGGTGTTTTGAAAAGCAACAAAAGGCCTAAAAATAAAAAGGAATACCTTGAAATTGAAAACAAAATAAAAGAATTTGCTGAAAAAGCAAGAATACCGGTTGATGAGCTTGATCTGCTGTTCTGGAGCAATAAGACCGGGAAAGTGCTAAAATAA